One window from the genome of Streptococcus halotolerans encodes:
- the addA gene encoding helicase-exonuclease AddAB subunit AddA codes for MFKPYLSETEINQVIELENQLPAGQQRRTPEQIQAIYTHGQNMLVSASAGSGKTFVMVERIIDMIERGVGVDQLFISTFTVKAATELKERLEKKLNLALGRAEDSKSQAHLSLQLANVQTADIGTMDAFTQKLVTRYGYLVGISPNFSILQDETEQALLKDRVFSDLFERYRLDKDKAAHFNELVRNFTGRAKTNRAFRDVVYQLYHFMQATDDPESWLKEHFIDQSAYTAKSYYPDRALEKLQGELEQARLYYQSQHKQVLQAITQKELGQVSDLVSAMAFRTSVFGKKGDFLELAELMTRYANIDVEQAKASLAELEAAKANFLALCRRPATTTKTGKLDKVSTQVQKLANQENHFIHLIEQRELARFVDELDKIGIASTHLKKYQLEPVINRYRFSDLTRDDVRASDLDIMTRQFDSLFYQIDETLSAMVEQLVAITEDDFETSYFLMEERLHQQFDVWFTKKEWDSRFPKLTEYHQLYAMIAVIYEEQPKAIPLLKLLQGFLSDFSNRYLALKISESRLEFSDVAHAAIRILSENEKLRQGFQEHYAEVMVDEYQDNSPIQERLLDLLSNGKNRFMVGDVKQSIYRFRQADPTIFTGKFNLFNSHPQAGKLIVLKENFRSHKEVVDSVNVVFSHLMDQELGDIVYDQSQELVAGNPEKQVATPDYKTTFLLYDDQQEDHLDREDDEVKDHQEVSQGQVDLVIDEIKRLQEKSQGPFDFSSIALLVPSRTRNVAILKRFSEAGIPLVADDGVMNYLKSTEVMIMLETLRTVNNPLNDYALVSLMKSPMFSFDEDDLARIAVQDQRQTLMNFYDKVLLANRQKGHHQDLITNQLAQKITQFLDYLVSWRQFAKTHLIHELIWKIYNDRFYLDYVGALPNGLQRQTNLYSLALRAHQYEQSGFRGLNRFVTMIDHILEQEHDLADVAVALPKNAVRLMTIHKSKGLEFDYVFVLNMDQSFNLKETSHAKVIAQKKTGVGMIYQADLSDDERLNHKSSLPIKVTLETLPFKTNKEAVLRASLSERMRLLYVAMTRAVKKLYLVGTAHEKDGNQTDDAVEAILPLGRREKIRSFQDWLLALAETYPNSFSQAIDLVYSSGSTQHIDKAISHDVMDLADNRQSDDIVKALDNLKQVQSYNALHQASIELPSLRTPSQLKKAKLLEQEKADIALISRVQEEKAPVTFTLPSFSDKKTLTPAAVGTALHDLMQRLDLQRDLSQESIKQTLQEMTDQPELIEALPLDKIEAFFKTDLGQQILANQDKLHREAPFAMLTDDLASGESFVIRGIIDGYLLFEDRIILFDYKTDRYKDSSQMIARYQDQMALYAKSLRQAYAINRIDAILILFGGDKLELVSVPQND; via the coding sequence ATGTTTAAACCCTATTTAAGTGAGACAGAGATCAATCAAGTGATTGAGCTTGAAAATCAGTTGCCAGCTGGGCAGCAACGCCGCACGCCAGAGCAAATTCAAGCTATCTACACCCATGGTCAGAACATGCTGGTTTCTGCTTCCGCGGGTTCTGGTAAGACCTTTGTTATGGTTGAGAGAATCATTGATATGATTGAACGTGGCGTGGGCGTGGACCAGCTCTTTATTTCAACGTTTACAGTAAAGGCAGCGACTGAACTCAAAGAGCGTTTGGAGAAAAAATTAAACCTAGCTCTTGGACGTGCCGAAGATTCTAAGAGTCAGGCTCATCTGTCCCTGCAATTGGCTAATGTTCAGACGGCAGATATCGGTACTATGGATGCTTTTACACAGAAGCTGGTGACGCGCTATGGTTATTTGGTCGGTATTTCCCCAAATTTCAGTATTTTGCAAGACGAGACAGAACAAGCCCTCTTAAAAGATAGGGTCTTTAGCGATCTTTTTGAACGTTATCGTTTAGATAAGGATAAGGCTGCTCATTTTAATGAGTTAGTTCGAAATTTTACCGGTCGGGCTAAGACCAATCGTGCCTTTCGGGATGTGGTTTACCAGCTATATCACTTTATGCAGGCAACGGATGATCCTGAAAGCTGGTTGAAAGAGCATTTTATCGATCAATCTGCTTACACGGCAAAATCCTATTATCCAGATCGAGCGCTGGAAAAACTTCAAGGGGAGCTTGAACAGGCTCGACTTTACTATCAGTCACAGCATAAACAGGTGCTTCAAGCGATAACCCAAAAAGAATTAGGGCAAGTGAGTGACTTGGTGTCAGCTATGGCTTTTAGGACTTCGGTTTTTGGAAAAAAAGGGGACTTTCTAGAACTAGCTGAATTAATGACGCGCTATGCTAATATTGATGTAGAACAAGCCAAAGCGAGTTTAGCTGAATTAGAAGCTGCTAAGGCTAACTTTTTAGCCCTTTGTCGGCGTCCAGCTACGACAACTAAAACAGGTAAGTTAGATAAAGTATCCACACAAGTCCAAAAACTAGCTAATCAAGAAAATCATTTTATTCACTTAATCGAGCAAAGAGAATTAGCGAGATTTGTGGACGAATTGGATAAGATTGGGATTGCCAGCACTCACTTGAAAAAATACCAGCTTGAACCTGTTATCAACCGGTATCGCTTTTCTGATTTGACGAGAGACGATGTTAGAGCAAGTGATTTGGACATTATGACGCGGCAATTTGATAGCCTGTTCTACCAAATTGATGAGACACTCTCTGCCATGGTAGAGCAACTGGTAGCCATCACGGAAGATGACTTTGAAACAAGCTATTTCCTAATGGAAGAAAGGCTCCATCAGCAGTTTGATGTTTGGTTTACCAAGAAAGAGTGGGACAGCCGATTTCCAAAATTGACAGAGTACCATCAACTCTACGCGATGATTGCAGTGATTTATGAAGAGCAGCCCAAGGCTATTCCATTGTTGAAACTGTTACAAGGGTTTTTGAGCGATTTTTCAAACCGCTATTTAGCACTGAAAATCAGTGAATCTCGTTTAGAGTTCTCAGATGTTGCCCACGCAGCCATTCGCATTTTGTCAGAGAATGAAAAGCTAAGACAAGGTTTTCAAGAGCATTACGCTGAGGTCATGGTCGATGAGTATCAGGACAACAGCCCTATTCAGGAACGGCTTCTGGACTTGCTTTCCAATGGCAAAAATCGCTTTATGGTGGGAGATGTCAAACAGTCCATCTACCGTTTCCGCCAGGCCGATCCGACTATTTTTACTGGGAAATTCAACCTCTTCAACAGTCATCCGCAGGCAGGAAAATTGATCGTATTGAAAGAGAATTTCCGCAGTCATAAGGAAGTTGTGGATAGTGTTAACGTTGTCTTTAGTCATCTCATGGACCAAGAATTAGGAGATATTGTTTACGATCAGTCACAAGAGCTAGTCGCTGGCAATCCTGAAAAACAAGTGGCGACCCCAGATTACAAAACGACCTTTTTACTCTATGATGACCAGCAAGAAGACCATTTAGACAGAGAAGATGATGAAGTCAAGGACCATCAGGAAGTCTCCCAAGGTCAAGTTGATTTGGTTATCGATGAAATCAAACGTTTGCAAGAAAAGAGTCAAGGGCCATTTGATTTCTCAAGCATTGCACTCTTAGTACCTTCTCGGACTCGAAACGTAGCCATTTTAAAACGTTTTTCAGAAGCAGGTATCCCCTTGGTGGCGGATGATGGAGTCATGAATTACCTCAAATCAACTGAGGTCATGATCATGCTTGAAACCCTACGAACGGTTAACAACCCTTTAAATGATTATGCCTTGGTTTCCTTGATGAAATCTCCCATGTTTTCTTTTGATGAAGATGATTTGGCGCGTATTGCCGTTCAAGATCAGAGACAGACATTGATGAACTTTTACGACAAAGTCCTTTTAGCCAATCGTCAAAAAGGGCACCATCAGGACTTAATCACGAATCAATTGGCGCAAAAAATCACTCAATTCTTAGACTATTTGGTTTCTTGGAGGCAATTTGCCAAGACCCATTTGATACACGAATTGATTTGGAAAATCTATAATGATCGTTTTTACCTAGACTATGTGGGGGCTCTGCCAAATGGTTTGCAACGTCAGACCAATCTCTATAGTCTAGCTTTAAGAGCGCATCAATACGAGCAGTCAGGATTTCGTGGATTGAATCGTTTTGTGACGATGATTGACCACATTTTGGAGCAAGAGCATGACTTGGCTGATGTAGCTGTTGCGCTTCCTAAAAATGCTGTTCGTCTGATGACTATTCATAAAAGTAAGGGCTTGGAGTTTGACTATGTTTTTGTGCTCAACATGGATCAGTCCTTTAACCTGAAAGAGACGTCTCACGCCAAGGTAATTGCCCAAAAGAAAACAGGTGTGGGAATGATCTATCAGGCGGACTTATCAGATGATGAGCGGTTGAACCATAAATCCAGTCTTCCCATCAAGGTCACTCTTGAAACCTTGCCTTTTAAAACCAATAAAGAAGCAGTGCTCAGGGCCAGCCTGTCTGAACGGATGCGTTTACTCTATGTCGCCATGACTCGTGCGGTCAAGAAACTCTATCTGGTTGGGACTGCCCATGAAAAAGATGGCAATCAAACAGACGATGCAGTCGAGGCTATTTTACCGTTAGGGCGTCGCGAAAAGATACGTTCTTTCCAAGACTGGCTATTAGCTTTAGCAGAAACCTATCCTAATAGCTTCTCCCAAGCGATTGACCTGGTTTATTCTTCTGGAAGTACTCAGCACATTGATAAAGCTATTTCCCATGATGTGATGGATTTAGCAGATAATCGACAATCTGACGATATTGTGAAAGCTCTAGATAATTTAAAACAAGTTCAGTCCTATAATGCTCTACATCAAGCGAGCATTGAGTTGCCAAGTTTAAGAACGCCAAGTCAGTTGAAAAAGGCCAAATTACTGGAACAAGAGAAAGCTGACATTGCTCTCATCAGCCGAGTACAAGAGGAAAAAGCTCCTGTAACCTTCACATTACCAAGTTTTTCAGATAAAAAGACCTTGACCCCAGCAGCAGTTGGGACAGCGCTGCATGACCTGATGCAACGCTTGGATTTGCAAAGAGACCTTAGCCAAGAGAGCATAAAACAGACCTTGCAGGAGATGACCGATCAGCCAGAACTTATAGAAGCCCTGCCGCTTGATAAAATAGAAGCCTTTTTTAAAACGGATCTTGGCCAGCAGATTTTAGCTAATCAGGATAAGCTTCACCGCGAAGCACCCTTTGCTATGTTAACCGATGACCTAGCCAGTGGGGAATCCTTTGTGATTCGTGGGATTATTGACGGCTATCTCTTGTTTGAAGATCGAATCATTCTTTTTGACTACAAAACGGATAGATACAAAGATTCCTCGCAGATGATAGCCCGTTATCAGGACCAGATGGCCTTGTATGCCAAATCCCTCAGACAGGCCTATGCTATCAACCGGATTGACGCCATCTTAATCTTGTTTGGTGGCGATAAGCTAGAGCTAGTTTCAGTGCCGCAAAACGATTAA
- the rexB gene encoding ATP-dependent nuclease subunit B: MKLYYTNPTNSLTDLLTQKAEDFLQQGKRVFYIAPNSLSFEKERRVLDYLPSHASFQMIVTRFGQLPNYFMLPKKKETANLDDAGLSMLLYRVLNQLSDQSLPVFGRLKKDPGFINQVLDLYKELAKSQLTLADFDVLIAETDPLDKIAELKTILRHFMEAIHLEHLSGESKLQFFMRVLSEGKLDHQLQDTVIVIDGFTRFSEEEERLVELLNQKAEQVLIGAYATKKAYNAQLLSGNIYEASVSFLRALASQHGVQAEELLADSKETTFAKVSKAFEASYEVTSQEEVAVEWTDVDRVSLQLWEATNQKVEIEAVAKDIRRKIREEGADYKDFTLLLGDEHSYKLPVERLFNQFEIPFYWGRAESMVNHPLSAFMMSLERVLRYYFQREDVINLLKTGLYGQYQDRDLDVFEQYCQFADINGRQFHKPFKHNISRTRADENGEQTDLNKYDLEALNHMRQSLIEPLMSLQVQGDIDFLLQELMTFFENCRLAQNMEALTVNANQEAIEKHEQVWKVFTDLLEQAKLAFAKESLSMQELITLLANGMASTDYRTVPATVNVVNVRSYDLIEPHSAPYVYAIGLGQSSFPKVSQNNSLLTDEERQQLNETTSTQGRLDIITGDNLKKNHFVAISLLNAADKGLVLSYPQLMGEGQELMSPYMATLTNDLGFPLTAKQKNLGQIAPDDLGSYKEVLACLISLNRSQFLDKLSQEEVTYWNVLGRVIRKELSEKGISIGHISKELTTKPLSKEVLEVLFPTNQALHLSASSLTRFYNNQYLYFVEKILGLREQDSIHPDARSHGNFLHKVFERALSNQETLSFKDKLDKALEETKQDKAFQALYEENQESLYSREILETIAKATGSLFEDMNDIQVSRQEAAFKLLLAGEPESSLSHPIEVSGFIDRVDKLQSGSTDLAYGVIDYKSSQQRFQLEKFYNGLSPQLITYLLALKEGKNKKGTPLFDELDYFGAMYLQMQEPSLALKDISEFGKIPQKLKDDLRYDGLFREEFLTYLPEDDYKFSRNKQAVVYNEQELDDLLRFLKAQYQEAAETILKGHFAINPYSQDGKSVAGEQLTALTGFEADLHLGQARFLETIKASPGQKRRLLLDKIHDKNQAEKGGSHV; the protein is encoded by the coding sequence ATGAAGTTATATTATACCAATCCTACCAATTCTCTAACGGATTTATTAACACAAAAAGCAGAAGATTTTCTTCAGCAAGGTAAGCGTGTTTTTTACATAGCCCCAAACTCCTTATCTTTTGAGAAAGAACGTCGAGTGCTGGATTACTTGCCGAGCCATGCTAGTTTTCAAATGATTGTGACACGTTTTGGTCAGCTACCCAATTATTTTATGCTGCCCAAGAAAAAGGAAACTGCTAATTTGGATGATGCAGGCTTGAGCATGCTTCTTTATCGTGTCTTGAATCAGCTTTCCGATCAATCACTACCTGTTTTTGGTCGTTTGAAAAAAGATCCTGGCTTTATTAATCAAGTTCTCGACTTATACAAAGAATTAGCCAAAAGTCAGCTGACTCTAGCTGACTTTGATGTCCTTATAGCTGAAACGGATCCTTTGGACAAAATAGCAGAGCTCAAAACGATTTTGCGCCACTTTATGGAAGCCATCCATTTGGAACACTTGAGTGGTGAGAGTAAGTTGCAATTTTTCATGCGGGTTCTTAGTGAGGGCAAGTTGGATCACCAATTGCAAGATACGGTTATTGTTATCGATGGTTTTACCCGTTTTTCAGAAGAGGAAGAGCGGCTGGTTGAACTTCTTAATCAAAAAGCAGAGCAGGTGCTAATTGGCGCCTATGCTACCAAGAAAGCTTACAATGCTCAGTTATTATCGGGCAATATCTATGAAGCCAGTGTGTCTTTTTTACGAGCGCTAGCTAGCCAACATGGTGTTCAGGCTGAAGAGTTATTGGCGGACAGCAAGGAAACCACTTTCGCAAAAGTTTCAAAAGCCTTCGAAGCGAGTTATGAGGTCACATCTCAAGAAGAAGTGGCTGTTGAGTGGACTGATGTTGACCGAGTCTCTCTGCAACTTTGGGAAGCTACCAATCAAAAAGTTGAAATCGAAGCAGTTGCAAAAGATATTCGCCGCAAAATCCGTGAAGAAGGGGCAGACTACAAAGATTTTACACTGCTTTTAGGGGATGAACACTCTTATAAGTTACCTGTTGAACGCCTGTTCAATCAATTTGAAATCCCCTTTTATTGGGGACGGGCTGAGTCAATGGTTAATCATCCGCTTTCTGCCTTTATGATGAGCCTTGAGCGAGTCTTACGCTATTATTTCCAAAGAGAGGATGTCATCAATCTGTTAAAAACAGGTCTCTATGGCCAATATCAGGATAGGGATTTGGACGTTTTTGAACAATACTGTCAATTCGCAGATATCAATGGTAGACAATTTCATAAACCATTCAAGCATAATATCAGTCGAACTCGAGCAGATGAAAATGGGGAACAAACAGACCTTAACAAGTATGATTTAGAAGCGCTCAACCATATGCGACAATCCCTAATAGAACCCTTGATGAGTTTACAGGTACAAGGCGATATTGATTTTCTATTACAGGAACTGATGACCTTCTTTGAAAACTGCCGCTTAGCGCAGAATATGGAAGCCTTAACTGTCAATGCTAACCAAGAAGCAATTGAAAAACATGAGCAAGTGTGGAAGGTCTTTACGGATTTATTGGAACAGGCAAAACTTGCTTTTGCAAAAGAATCGCTCAGCATGCAGGAATTGATAACCCTTTTAGCCAATGGGATGGCATCAACGGATTACCGTACGGTTCCTGCTACGGTTAATGTGGTTAATGTGCGTTCTTATGACTTAATAGAGCCACATTCAGCTCCTTATGTCTATGCTATTGGACTTGGGCAATCATCGTTTCCTAAGGTATCCCAAAATAACAGCCTGTTAACAGATGAAGAACGTCAACAGCTTAATGAGACGACAAGCACTCAAGGACGACTTGATATCATCACAGGAGATAATCTCAAGAAAAATCATTTTGTAGCTATCTCCCTCTTAAACGCTGCCGATAAAGGCTTGGTCTTGTCTTACCCACAGCTTATGGGCGAAGGACAAGAACTCATGTCGCCCTATATGGCCACCCTAACTAATGACTTAGGATTTCCCCTAACGGCCAAACAAAAAAATCTAGGACAGATTGCTCCAGACGATTTGGGTTCTTACAAGGAGGTTTTGGCGTGCTTAATCAGCCTTAATCGCTCTCAATTTTTAGATAAATTGAGTCAGGAGGAAGTGACTTATTGGAATGTCTTAGGTCGTGTGATTCGTAAGGAATTGTCTGAAAAAGGCATTTCGATTGGTCACATTTCAAAGGAGTTGACAACCAAACCCCTATCGAAGGAGGTCTTAGAAGTACTCTTTCCAACCAATCAGGCCTTGCACTTATCGGCTTCATCACTGACGCGTTTTTACAATAACCAGTATCTTTATTTTGTTGAGAAAATCCTTGGTCTTCGTGAGCAGGATTCTATTCATCCAGATGCCAGAAGTCATGGGAATTTTTTACACAAAGTTTTTGAGCGTGCGCTTTCTAACCAAGAGACCTTGAGTTTTAAAGACAAGCTGGATAAGGCTTTGGAGGAAACTAAGCAAGATAAGGCGTTTCAGGCACTCTATGAGGAAAATCAAGAAAGTCTTTATTCCCGCGAAATCTTGGAGACAATCGCTAAGGCTACTGGAAGTTTGTTTGAAGACATGAATGACATTCAAGTTAGTCGTCAAGAAGCAGCCTTTAAGCTTCTTTTAGCAGGTGAACCTGAGTCTTCATTGAGTCATCCCATAGAAGTATCTGGTTTTATCGATCGTGTGGATAAGTTGCAATCAGGTTCAACAGACTTGGCTTATGGTGTTATTGATTACAAGTCCAGTCAACAACGCTTCCAACTGGAGAAATTCTACAATGGTCTTAGTCCTCAATTGATCACCTATCTTCTAGCTTTGAAAGAAGGTAAGAACAAAAAAGGGACGCCTCTCTTTGATGAACTCGATTACTTTGGCGCCATGTATTTGCAGATGCAAGAACCCAGCCTAGCCCTCAAAGACATTAGTGAATTTGGAAAAATCCCTCAAAAACTCAAGGACGATTTGCGTTACGACGGTCTTTTCCGAGAAGAATTTCTGACTTATTTACCTGAAGACGATTATAAATTCAGTCGTAATAAGCAAGCTGTTGTCTATAATGAACAGGAACTGGACGACTTATTGCGTTTTTTGAAAGCCCAATACCAAGAAGCGGCCGAGACCATTTTGAAGGGGCATTTTGCCATCAATCCTTACAGTCAAGATGGGAAATCAGTTGCTGGTGAGCAATTGACAGCTTTGACTGGATTTGAGGCTGATTTGCACTTAGGGCAGGCTCGTTTCCTGGAAACAATTAAGGCTAGTCCAGGACAAAAGCGCCGCTTATTATTAGACAAAATACACGACAAAAATCAAGCAGAGAAGGGAGGTAGTCATGTTTAA